GTTTCCTGATCGCGAACACTTTGGCCGCATCTTCTTTAATCAGGCCAATATGTCATCGCAGAATATTCCACAAATTGCCGTGGTTATGGGCTCTTGTACTGCTGGTGGTGCCTACGTGCCCGCCATGGCAGATGAGTCGATTATCGTTAAAGAGCAAGGCACTATTTTCCTCGCCGGCCCACCACTGGTTAAAGCCGCCACTGGTGAAGTGGTGAGTGCTGAAGAGCTAGGCGGCGCAGATGTGCATTGCCGAACTTCCGGTGTTGCCGATCATTATGCGCAAAACGATCATCATGCCCTGTCATTAGCACGCAGTGCCATCACTAACCTGAATCGCGTTAAGCCAATGCAGTTAAGTGTCAAAGAAGTCAGCGCCCCCGCTTATGATCCACAAGAGATTTACGGCATCGTACCTAAAGATGCACGCCAATCTTACGATGTTCGCGAAGTTATCGCGCGCATCGTCGATGGCAGTGAGTTTGATGAATTCAAATCCTTATACGGCACCACCTTAGTCTGTGGATTTGCGCATATCTTTGGCTATCCGGTTGGGATTGTTGCCAACAACGGTATTTTATTTGGCGAATCAGCACAGAAAGGTGCACATTTTGTCGAACTTTGTGCTCAGCGAAAAATACCCCTAGTATTCTTGCAAAACATCACCGGATTTATGGTCGGCCAGCAATATGAAGCGGGCGGCATCGCCAAGCATGGCGCCAAAATGGTGACCGCAGTGGCTTGTGCGCAAGTACCTAAATTTACGGTACTAATTGGCGGTAGCTTTGGTGCAGGTAACTATGGCATGTGCGGCCGTGCTTACGACCCGCGCTTTTTGTTTATGTGGCCTAACGCAAGAATTTCGGTAATGGGGGGCGAGCAAGCCGCTGGCGTATTAGCGCAAGTTAAATCAGATCAACTGGCTAAACGCGGCGAAAGCTGGAGTGCCGAGCAAGCCGCCGAATTTAAGCAACCGATCATCGATAATTACGAACACCAAGGTCACCCTTACTACGCTTCGGCGCGTCTGTGGGACGACGGTGTGATTGATCCTGCTGATACGCGCCAAGTGCTCGGCTTAGCCATTTCGGCTTCGCTAAATAAACCTATAGAAGAAACACGCTTTGGCGTGTTCAGAATGTAGGAGTTAATGATGAACTCAGTAAGCTCTTCAGCGACAGCTGGTGCAGTGAACACAGCGGCAACTAGCGCTAATAATCCAATAACAGACAAGGTACTTTTTGCTGTCGACAGCGATGGTAAAGGCCATGGTGTTGCCACCGTCACCTTAAACAACCCAGACAAGCATAACGCCTTTGACGATGACATTATCAGTCAGCTTACCCAAGTATTTAAAACCATTGCCGCAGAAGAGTCGATTCGGGTCATGGTGTTGGCGTCAACCGGGAAAAGCTTTTCAGCAGGTGCAGATCTAAGTTGGATGAAACGCATGGCATCTTACAATTATGAAGAAAACCTCAAAGACGCCAATGCCCTTGCCGACATGCTCTATACCTTAAACTTTATGCCACAAATGACCATCGCCCAAGTACAAGGCGCAGCCTTTGGTGGCGCTGTAGGTTTGGCGAGCTGCTGCGATATGGTTGTAGCCAATGACAAGGCAAGCTTTTGTTTAAGCGAAGTGAAACTTGGCCTGATCCCCGCCACCATTAGCCCTTATGTGGTAAGTGCTATCGGCTTAAAAGCGAGTCGCCGCTATTTCCAAACCGCAGAGCGCTTTAGCGCAGAAAAAGCCCTACAACTAGGGCTAGTAGATGAAATAACAACGAGCGAACAGCTTAGCGCGCAAGTTCAACAAGTGATCACTACCCTGCTCGCCAATGGCCCTGATGCCGTTAAGCAAGCCAAACAACTGGCGATGGATGTCGCTGGCCGACCTATCAACGACCAGCTGATTCAAGAAACCAGTCAACGCATTGCCGCGATTCGAGTCTCACCTGAGGGACAAGAGGGATTAACCGCCTTTTTCGATAAACGACCTGCCAACTGGCAATCAAGTTAAAAAGGCTGCGAATAAAATGACTAATACAATGACAACAACAGCACCCAAGCCCGCTAACGTAAGCTCAACCAAAATGTTTACCAAAATACTAATCGCCAATCGCGGTGAAATAGCCTGCCGCATCATTAAAACCGCCCGCAAAATGGGGATTGCGACCGTCGCCGTTTATTCAGATGCAGATCAAAACGCCTTACACGTTAATATGGCCGATGAAGCGGTTTATCTTGGTGCTTCACCATCAAAAGACAGTTACTTAAAAGCTGATAAGGTGATTGCTGCCGCATTGCAAACAGGCGCGCAAGCCATTCATCCCGGCTATGGCTTCCTCTCGGAAAATGCCGAGTTTTGTCGTCAGTGTGCCAACAATAATATTACTTTTATTGGCCCACCAAGCGAAGCCATTGAAGCCATGGGCTCAAAATCTGCCGCTAAAAACATTATGGAGCAAGCGCAGGTGCCGCTAGTGCCGGGTTATCACGGTGACAATCAATCAGAAGCAGTGCTCAAACAAGCGGCTGACGAAATGGGTTATCCAGTGCTGCTTAAAGCAACCGCTGGTGGCGGTGGTAAAGGTATGCGCCAAGTATGGTCGAGCGAAGAATTTAGCGATGGCCTCGCTGCCGCTAAACGCGAAGCTGCCGCGAGTTTCGGCGACGATACCATGCTGGTAGAAAAATACTTAACACAACCACGTCACGTTGAGATTCAGGTGTTCTGCGACAACTTGGACAAGGCCGTGTATCTGTTTGAACGCGATTGCTCGGTACAGCGTCGTCACCAAAAGGTGATCGAAGAAGCGCCGGCGCCACATATGAGCGAAGCATTGCGTGAGCAAATGGGACAAGCGGCGATACAGTCGGCACAAGCCATAGGTTATCGTGGTGCTGGCACAGTAGAATTTTTATTAGACACCCACCCAGAAACTGGTGAGCAAGCTTTCTACTTTATGGAGATGAATACTCGTCTTCAAGTTGAGCACCCAGTCACCGAATTTATCAGTGATCAAGACTTAGTCGAGTGGCAACTGCGTGTTGCCGCTGGCGAGCCATTGCCGAAGCAGCAAAATGAATTAGCCATCAATGGCCATGCCTTTGAAGCACGTATATACGCGGAAGACCCAGCCAACGACTTTTTGCCAGCAACTGGTCAGCTGACATTTTTACAAACACCTCAAGAAAGCGAACACGTTCGGGTTGATACGGGTGTGCTGCAAGGGGATGAAGTCAGTGTTTACTACGATCCAATGATTGCCAAACTGGTCGTGTGGGATGAATCTCGTGAAAAAGCACTGCAACGATTAAGCAAAGCGCTGGCGGAATACCGCGTTAACGGCGTGACCACGAACATCGACTTTCTGTATAACTTAGCAACTTGCCAACCTTTTGTGGATGCTGAGCTAGATACTGGCTTTATCGAAAAGCATCAGGCGCTTATTTTTCATAGCGACCAAAAAACGTTAGCGCAAGAGTTACCAATGGCTGCACTTTACCTGTTGCTCAAACAAGCAGATGAAGCACAGCAAATTGCCAATGCCAGCACAGATCCTAATTCCCCGTGGTATCAGGCGATTGGCTGGCGACTCAATCAAACTAACCAAGTATCACTGTCACTAGCGCATTCGACTGCGGACAGTGAGCAAATATACGACATTACCAGCGTGCAACAGCTGAGCAGCAACGGGGATGTTGTTTATCAAATCCAGATTGGCGAAGCGCTGCATCACTGCCAAGGGCAAATTGATGGCAACCAGTTAGATTTTATTATTGATGGCTATCGCGGCAATGCGCAGATTGCGATTAACGATTTAGCAGACTCCAACAACAAGCAAATTAGTCTATTCCGCCCTAACGGCGCATTCAACTTCACCCAAGTGCTACCTGATTTAGGTGACAACGATCACCAAACGCACGCTGGCGGTTTATCTGCGCCGATGAACGGCACTATGGTCGCGGTACTGGTCAACGCTGGTGATACTGTAACTAAAGATCAACCATTGGTGATCATGGAAGCCATGAAAATGGAGCATACCGTCAAAGCCCCTGCCGACGGCACCATCACCGATGTGTTCTTTAGCGCAGGCGATATGGTTGATGGTGGTGCAGAGCTACTGAGCTTTGAAGCCACTGCAATTACAAACGCGGAGAACAGCTAATGGCGATGCCCTCAGCCGTAAAACTGGTCGAAGTTGGACCACGCGATGGCCTACAAAATGAAGCACAGCTCATTAGCGCTGCCGATAAAATTGCACTGATCAATCAGCTTACCGATGCTGGCCTAAGTTATATCGAAGCAGGCAGTTTTGTCTCCCCTAAATGGGTACCGCAAATGGCGACCTCAACTGAGGTCTGCCAAGGAATAGATAAAAAAGCAGGGGTCACATACACTGCCCTAACGCCAAATCTTAAAGGTTTTGAAGCTGCGCTTGATGCAGGCGTAGAAGAAGTCGCGATTTTTGGCGCAGCCTCAGAAGCTTTCAGTCAAAAAAATATTAACTGCTCTATTAGCGAAAGTTTAGCGCGCTTTTCCCCAGTGGTAGCCAGCGCACAGGCACATGGCATCAAGGTTCGAGGCTATGTGTCTTGTGTGCTTGGCTGCCCTTATGAGGGCGAGATTGCACCAGAAAAAGTGGCAGATGTCGCAAAAACCTTAATCGAAATGGGCTGCTACGAAGTCTCCCTTGGCGACACTATTGGTGTTGGCACACCTGCCAGTGTGAAAGCCATGTTAACGGAAGTCACTAAGCAGGTTCCCATCGACAAACTGGCCGTGCATTTTCATGATACTTATGGACAAGCACTCGCCAATATTTACTGCGCATTGCAACTGGGCATTAGTGTAGTAGACAGCTCTGTCGGTGGCCTAGGTGGCTGCCCTTATGCTGAAGGCGCTTCTGGTAATGTTGCCACAGAAGATGTGCTTTACCTGCTCAATGGCCATGGCATTAGCACAGGCGTTGATCTAGAAAAAGTTATTGAAACCAGTTGGTTTATCAGTGACAAACTGGGACGACCGCCGATGTCAAAAGTGGCCAATGCGTTAGCAAGCCAAATGAGCACAAGCTAAGCGCTAAAAATTACAACTATCAATAAAAACAAAAATACATATAAAAATTAAGTACGTACAAAGCTACGTAAATAAAAGACAACAAGCGTTAGAAAATGGGGACACAATAATGATGAGGTTTGACTATGGCTGGATTTGATAAAGTCGTTGCTAGCTACCAAGAAGCGTTAGCTGATCTAACCGATAACATGACCGTAATTGCCGGTGGCTTTGGTCTTTGTGGTATTCCAGAAAATTTAATCGCAGAAATTAAACGCAAAGGCACCAAGGGCTTAACAGTCGTTTCAAACAACTGTGGGGTTGATGATTTTGGCTTAGGTATTTTATTACCCGATCGCCAAATTAGAAAAATTATCGCCTCATATGTAGGCGAGAACGCCGAGTTTGAACGACAAATGATGTCGGGCGAACTTGAAGTAGAGTTGACACCACAGGGGACCTTAGCAGAGAAAATGCGTGCTGGTGGTGCTGGCATTCCCGCCTTTTTTACCGCAACTGGCTATGGCACCCCCGTTGCAGAAGGCAAAGAAGAACGCGAGTTTAATGGTCGCCAGTATATTTTAGAAGAAGCCATTAAAGGGGATTTTGCCATCGTCAAAGCATGGAAGGCCGATCGCTATGGCAACTTGGTTTTCCGTAAAACCGCACGTAACTTTAACCCGATGGCTGCTACTGCCGGCAAAATCACGGTTGTTGAAGTAGAAGAAATTGTTGAGCCAGGTGAGCTCGACCCAGATCAGATCCACACCCCTGGGATTTACGTTGACCGCCTGATCCAAGGCAGTTTTGAAAAACGCATTGAGCAGCGCACTGTTCGCTCAGCTCACTCAACAGACTCATAAGCGCGCATAAGGAGCACATCATGGCATTATCACGTGAACAAATTGCAATGCGCGTTGCGCAAGAGCTAAAAGACGGTTATTACGTTAATCTAGGTATTGGCATCCCAACATTAGTCGCCAACTATGTCCCACAGGGCATGGAAGTCATGTTGCAATCAGAAAATGGCTTACTCGGTATGGGGCAATTCCCCACCGAAGAAGAGTTAGACGCCGATATGATCAACGCCGGCAAACAAACGGTAACGGCAATAACAGGTGCGTCGATTTTTGACTCGGCGGAATCATTTGCCATGATTCGCGGTGGTCATGTTGATTTAACAGTTTTAGGCGCATTTGAAGTAGATATTAACGGTAATATTGCTTCTTATATGATCCCAGGTAAACTGATTAAAGGTATGGGTGGTGCGATGGATTTAGTCGCCGGCGCGGATAACATTATTGTCACCATGACCCATGCCTCAAAGCATGGTGAGTCAAAGTTACTGCCTAAATGCAATCTGCCGTTAACCGGCAAAGGTTGTATTAAAAAGGTACTAACAGATCTCGCCTTTTTAGAAATAAAAGACGGTAAGTTCCACTTGCTTGAACGCGCCCCCGGTGTTTCCGTAGCAGAAATCGTTAAACTCACCGCTGGTGAATTAGTGGTGCCTGAGCAAGTGCCTGAAATGCAGTTTTAGCGCTTTAAAGCAAGTTTTTAGCTAATTAGATCATTTCTTCAAATATAGCCGTTATCTCATCGCAAAATTGATAACGGCTCGCTATTCCTAACCCACGGTTCATAGCTCACAGTTCCTAGCCCAATGCTTCCTGCTCCCCGCATTCATCAATGGCAAAGACTTAGGACTACTGAGCTTTTACCAATCATTGTTGAGCACTAGTTATTGGGCATTAATTATTGAATGTTAAGCATTGATTATTAAACTTTCCAGTTTGAAGTTTTGGGCTCTTAACGCAACTAGACTGCATCGCAAATTTAGCTGCCGCTAGTTATCTAACCAGTGGATCAAAATATCCATATTATTTATCCGATAGCTCATATGTAGCCGACCATCGCTATCTATTTTTAATTCCATCGGGGCAGATTGTTGACCGGTAAAATTAGGATCTGTGCTGTTAACTATAGTAATAAAGTAACCACCATTTCGATAACTCATCGACCCTTGGTATTGATAGCGCGCCATATTGCCCCAACCGTCGACAATAACAAAGTCAGTAATCCATTGAGCACTATTACTTGAGCGCTGACTAAACTCGATAGAGCCATTTACGTTATCGGTTAAATCAATGCCATTTTCAGCGTAATCGCTTAATTGCCATAGCCCACTTGGAAAGTAAATTTGTGGCTGATTTTTTCTTTTAGGTTCAAATACAGGTTCAGCTTCAGGGTCAAATTCCTGTTCGTTGCTATTGTCTTGATCTGGTAAGTACCCACTGTCACCTTCGTCACGGCCATTAAGTTCGTCATGGCCTAAGTCGTTGTCTAAGTCATCTGCTTTTGTATATTCACTGTTATCGCTAAAGTCTGGCTGTGCAGGTTTTGGTAGGCCTACTGCGGGTTTG
The nucleotide sequence above comes from Thalassotalea euphylliae. Encoded proteins:
- a CDS encoding carboxyl transferase domain-containing protein, with amino-acid sequence MAQIQSKINARSQEFLDNAAHMQQQVDDLNATIADIQLGGGEKSRERHLARGKLLPRERVYQLLDAGSPFLELSQLAAHQVYDDHVPAAGIITGIGRVDGQECVIVANDATVKGGTYYPLTVKKHLRAQTIAQENNLPCIYLVDSGGANLPNQDEVFPDREHFGRIFFNQANMSSQNIPQIAVVMGSCTAGGAYVPAMADESIIVKEQGTIFLAGPPLVKAATGEVVSAEELGGADVHCRTSGVADHYAQNDHHALSLARSAITNLNRVKPMQLSVKEVSAPAYDPQEIYGIVPKDARQSYDVREVIARIVDGSEFDEFKSLYGTTLVCGFAHIFGYPVGIVANNGILFGESAQKGAHFVELCAQRKIPLVFLQNITGFMVGQQYEAGGIAKHGAKMVTAVACAQVPKFTVLIGGSFGAGNYGMCGRAYDPRFLFMWPNARISVMGGEQAAGVLAQVKSDQLAKRGESWSAEQAAEFKQPIIDNYEHQGHPYYASARLWDDGVIDPADTRQVLGLAISASLNKPIEETRFGVFRM
- a CDS encoding enoyl-CoA hydratase/isomerase family protein — its product is MMNSVSSSATAGAVNTAATSANNPITDKVLFAVDSDGKGHGVATVTLNNPDKHNAFDDDIISQLTQVFKTIAAEESIRVMVLASTGKSFSAGADLSWMKRMASYNYEENLKDANALADMLYTLNFMPQMTIAQVQGAAFGGAVGLASCCDMVVANDKASFCLSEVKLGLIPATISPYVVSAIGLKASRRYFQTAERFSAEKALQLGLVDEITTSEQLSAQVQQVITTLLANGPDAVKQAKQLAMDVAGRPINDQLIQETSQRIAAIRVSPEGQEGLTAFFDKRPANWQSS
- a CDS encoding 3-oxoacid CoA-transferase subunit B, which encodes MALSREQIAMRVAQELKDGYYVNLGIGIPTLVANYVPQGMEVMLQSENGLLGMGQFPTEEELDADMINAGKQTVTAITGASIFDSAESFAMIRGGHVDLTVLGAFEVDINGNIASYMIPGKLIKGMGGAMDLVAGADNIIVTMTHASKHGESKLLPKCNLPLTGKGCIKKVLTDLAFLEIKDGKFHLLERAPGVSVAEIVKLTAGELVVPEQVPEMQF
- a CDS encoding CoA transferase subunit A, translating into MAGFDKVVASYQEALADLTDNMTVIAGGFGLCGIPENLIAEIKRKGTKGLTVVSNNCGVDDFGLGILLPDRQIRKIIASYVGENAEFERQMMSGELEVELTPQGTLAEKMRAGGAGIPAFFTATGYGTPVAEGKEEREFNGRQYILEEAIKGDFAIVKAWKADRYGNLVFRKTARNFNPMAATAGKITVVEVEEIVEPGELDPDQIHTPGIYVDRLIQGSFEKRIEQRTVRSAHSTDS
- a CDS encoding acetyl/propionyl/methylcrotonyl-CoA carboxylase subunit alpha, whose product is MFTKILIANRGEIACRIIKTARKMGIATVAVYSDADQNALHVNMADEAVYLGASPSKDSYLKADKVIAAALQTGAQAIHPGYGFLSENAEFCRQCANNNITFIGPPSEAIEAMGSKSAAKNIMEQAQVPLVPGYHGDNQSEAVLKQAADEMGYPVLLKATAGGGGKGMRQVWSSEEFSDGLAAAKREAAASFGDDTMLVEKYLTQPRHVEIQVFCDNLDKAVYLFERDCSVQRRHQKVIEEAPAPHMSEALREQMGQAAIQSAQAIGYRGAGTVEFLLDTHPETGEQAFYFMEMNTRLQVEHPVTEFISDQDLVEWQLRVAAGEPLPKQQNELAINGHAFEARIYAEDPANDFLPATGQLTFLQTPQESEHVRVDTGVLQGDEVSVYYDPMIAKLVVWDESREKALQRLSKALAEYRVNGVTTNIDFLYNLATCQPFVDAELDTGFIEKHQALIFHSDQKTLAQELPMAALYLLLKQADEAQQIANASTDPNSPWYQAIGWRLNQTNQVSLSLAHSTADSEQIYDITSVQQLSSNGDVVYQIQIGEALHHCQGQIDGNQLDFIIDGYRGNAQIAINDLADSNNKQISLFRPNGAFNFTQVLPDLGDNDHQTHAGGLSAPMNGTMVAVLVNAGDTVTKDQPLVIMEAMKMEHTVKAPADGTITDVFFSAGDMVDGGAELLSFEATAITNAENS
- a CDS encoding hydroxymethylglutaryl-CoA lyase; the encoded protein is MAMPSAVKLVEVGPRDGLQNEAQLISAADKIALINQLTDAGLSYIEAGSFVSPKWVPQMATSTEVCQGIDKKAGVTYTALTPNLKGFEAALDAGVEEVAIFGAASEAFSQKNINCSISESLARFSPVVASAQAHGIKVRGYVSCVLGCPYEGEIAPEKVADVAKTLIEMGCYEVSLGDTIGVGTPASVKAMLTEVTKQVPIDKLAVHFHDTYGQALANIYCALQLGISVVDSSVGGLGGCPYAEGASGNVATEDVLYLLNGHGISTGVDLEKVIETSWFISDKLGRPPMSKVANALASQMSTS